CACTTTCTCATCATGCTTCCTGCATTCATCTCAGGGCTAGAGTTTTGGTGTTAGTATCTAAAATTCAGACGTAGGATTTTGTTATTTTGATGTATGTCGTGCAAGACAAATATATCTTTTAAAATGGTCGACAGCCTGAGTAGAGGTGTAAAACATGCGGGCCCCGCACAGCCCTGCCCACGAAGTCACGTGTTGCGTGCTGTGCTGGAGTGTGCCAGAGATTCAGACGTGATGTGTCGTGCCATAAAAATAAACATGTTGTGCCGTGCTGTGTTGTGCTAGCTAGcacacttattttatgttttctaaaataaatattgttgagatattttagttagtacatgtattattacagaaataaattagcacaactaaaataaaatgtcaaaaattggctaaaataaaGATTATTTTGTGAAATCTGcatcaaatgtgatgtattgtgtagTATTTTATGCATGATGTGGTGTGCTTTCTTCGCGTGCTGTGCTGTACCGCGTGCTCACACGTGTTGTGTCTTGCTGATATGCCTATATGTATGGCACAACACAACATATTAAACAAACGTGTTGTGCCCGTACTGGGCCGATCACGTGTTGTGCCGTGTTGTGAACGTGCTGGCCGTCCCAGGTTACACCTTTACCCTGACGTATGCAGTACTCCCTTCGTCCGCAAATTAATGAGTTTTTTCAtattgcacaattcttaaggaaaCAAGAATTTAGAAAACATaaaagatgatgatttttttttctatatatCCCTATGTTTAACAATCTAACAAAATTCCACACGTTAAATTGAAGATGATAGACATAGGAAGCTCAATCAAACCGACACGGCCAGTCTAGCTAAATAAGATAGCTAGAAACCTGACTTTCTTACTTGAAATCAGAAGTTCAACTTCAGAAATTCCAAGTCTGGGCTTTGAGAATTAGTGATCTCTTCATATCTCCACTAGTGTTTCTAGAAGAACATGAAAGCAGAAAAGCTAAGCATACGGATTAATGTCGCATCACCGTATGGAGCGCAGCAGTCTATCTTCACGAGAGAGTTTTTAAAGATACTGTTCTTAGGATTTTCCTAGTACGactgttagatgaaaaagctGAACTACGTTGTCTATCCTTTTATGTAATGTTAGGTCACTTAATCCTAGTATATCTCATCATAGTACTAGGGGGTAAAAGTCATCACTTAGTACAATCTCACAAAATCTTTTCttgtctcaaaaggttgtcttATTCTTTCCAGATACACAGTTGATGAGTTGAACGATTGTTGTCCTTAATACTGTGCTTTACGGGTCTTGTCCATCGATTAATCAATACATTCCTGTAGTTGCTGGTTGTTTCTATATAAACTCATTCAGCTATAACATCAGTTTTCATCACAATCACGATCATCCAAATATTTAGCTAAGCCAACAATTATAATTCAGTATCAATCACTATATCACTATCAGCAATGGCTCAGCCTCAATGTATTTCAGGTCTATCTGGGAAACTTGTGACTAAATCAAATGTTAACTGCGGTGCCAACGATTTTTACACAATTTTTAAGCAGCATGTAGATGTTCCGAAAGCGATACCTCAAATTTACAAGTGCGTGAAAGTTGTTGAGGGAGATGGAACTACTTCCGGTTGTATCAAGGAATGGGGATACCATTGTGGTATGCATAAATCAATCTTCATTATTAATACACAAAAATTGTCTTATTAATATTCTTAATCTCTCGATATTGTAAGCTTAAATTTTACTTACGATTATGTTTATGTCTGTTCGCTCCCAGAGGGTAAGGAACTGATTGTCAAGGAGAAAACGACATACACCGATGAAACAAGGACGATATGTCACTGCGTAGTAGGAGGAGACATAGCAAATGAGTACAAGAAATTTTATGCAATTCTTGTGGTTAATCCAAAGCCTTGTGGTAATGGAAGCATTGTGAGTTGGACTGTTGATTACGAGAAGATTAATAAGGATTCTCCAATTCCTATTCCTTATATAGCTCTGTTCGCTCGGGTCATTGAAGGCTTGGACTCCTACCTCTGCGCTTATGCTTAAATTATCGATGGGTTTGCATATATATCATGGGAGAATCCTAGGGTCCTGCAGATGGTAATAAAACTATAAATAAGCGTGGACTTGCCAAGATTCTACCTTCTACCTTATCATCAAGGCTTACATATTGCATGTCTGCGTGGTTTGTTTCGTATTAAATGAATAAGTTAATTATCCAAGTCGTTTGGAGTGTTTCTACTGTTTATAATGAACAAGTGATTTATCTAAGTCGTTtgaattgtttgtttttgtttattaaattctcaTCATTAACTCGTTTAAGAAATTTATTTGCCAAGGGAGAAAGGTTTATGATTttattaaagaagaaaagaaaatatgcaACACGCTCCTGGTAGATTCATAGTTCAAGAGAGTGACATCAATCACAGCCAATTTCTGAATGTGCCACTCTGTGACGCCAAAGAATGATAGAATAGCTCGTAATTTACTGTTTAGACAAGGGATTCATAAGAAATTAAGAGATGTTGCTGGGCGGGCTCCTATgagttcaaaaacaaaagaacTTACGGTCCTACGAATGTGGGCGCATGCACGGTCCTACGAATGTGGGCGCATACTCCTAGACAATGTTGAGTAACATGGACACTTCAATTTTGGGTTGATATATATGCATTTGAGACGGCACGATTATGAATTTTTTTGGCTATGCTCAAGCATTCTTGGTTCTTGATTTTTTTCTTGAAGTTAGAAGATCAGAGTTTATTActgtaataaaaagaaaaagaacagaaaagtaaGTGCACACTAAGGGTTGCGACATTAAATGCATATTAGAAAAGTATCACTTAATTTGGgacgaaaataaaaagaaagatgagtactAATTTGGGAATGAAGGGAAGTATAAGTTTTTTGGTCGGTAAAAAATTTGGTGCTGGTGAGTTTCGAATTCATGTCAGTTGTAATattatcacccaatgactttaccactgtgtgGTAAAGTGACACCCGTGAAGGGAGTACCATGCGAAGTTCTATTTCAAGAAAATTCCAAATGTTTAATCTTAAGATTAGAAGTCGTCCCGGCTTTACGGATTAGTGATCTCTTCAAGACTTCAACTGCTTCCTGATTTTCCAAACAACAAAGAGACAAAAGAAAGCAGAGCACTCAGATTAATATCGCATGATCGCATCATCATCTATCGGCCACGTACGACTGTGTATTAAGTACGactgttagatgaaaaagttTAACTACCAATAATGAGTTGAATGATTGTTGTCCTAATGGCTGTTCATTCCTGTACTTGCTGGTTTCTCCTATATAAACTCAGTCAGCTAACagcaattttcatcacaataaaAATCATACAAAATATTCAGCGCTAAGGCAACAATCAGCAATGGCTCATCCTCATGGTATTTCAATTCTATCTGGGAAACTTACAACTGAATCACATGTTGACTGCGATGCCAACAGCTTTTACCAAATATATAAGCAGCATGTAGATGTTCCAAAAGCGATACCTCATATTTTCAGGTATGTGAAAGTTGTTGAGGGAGATGGTACTAAATCCGGTTGTATCAAGGAATGGGGCTTTCATTGCGGTATGCATACATCTTAATCATTACATAAAAATtgtcttatttatattttcaaatCTCTGCACCTTACAGTGATATTTATGTTTGTGTGCTTTCAGAGGGTAAAGAACTGTTTGCCAAGGAGTCAACGACATATACCGATGAAACAAGAACGATATGTCACAGCGTTATAGAAGGAGACTTGATGAATGTTTACAAGAGGTTTAATGGAACTCTTATGGTTAAGGTTAAGCCTATTGGTTATGGAAGCATTGTGAGCTGGACTGTGGATTATGAATTGATTAATAAGGATTCTCCGGTTCCCTTTGATTATGTAACTATGTTCTCTCGGGTCATTGAAGGCTTGGACGCTTACCTCTGCGCTTCTGGTTAACTGATTGATGGTTATGCATGTCCACCGGTATATGTACTGCGTACCGTGTTTGGTAATAAGCTAATATAAGCCTGGACATGCCCAAAATCTATGGTCGACTGTATCATGAAGGGATTATATcgaatgtttttaattttatttttatttttgttataaataATAAGGTATACATATCAAATTCATTTGGTTGTTTCTACTGTCTATGAATTTCATATCATTGGCCTGTAGAGAAGTTTCTTTTGAAAGAAAAAGGTTTATGATTtgttgcaaaagaaaagaaagccaTGTGGCAAGTTCTGTATGGATTCACAGTTAAGTGAGCGCCGTTCAGTTCACATGACACTTATTTTTTTGATCGGCTCACGTATTTGCTTCAATGTGAATGCTACCACTTTTAATACTCACTTATTCTAGTCTCCCTGGACTTGCAGTTAGACCTAAAAACTTTTTCTTATGGCTCATGTTATAAGGTTTATgggtgtatctctttcagcgatagatgactttgttacttctttaagttcatttctcaaagatcgaagagattgctcttggtcatcacatactttttgaagaatactaagttgttgcgaagatatcgccatcttgtttaaataagttctcttctcttgggacaaggttttattctcatctgataaagtttccatccctaaattagctttagttaaagaataagaaagacgagatacttgattacttaataaatcttatctttgaattaattggttattttcattggtaagattaattatatgatcaagagaatatgagtagaggttatctaattggttatattgatccatcaagatttctttatcaatatgggcttcttcaacagcagattaaaattgatatctctccattatttgtttctggtttaaagcttaacatgcgaaagagggatttcaaggataattaaatatgggaaggataaaaccattaaaaaggcaaattaaagacacggATAAGTAAAttatacctcttaattcatcattcttcttgcgaaaatTTTCACGATCCAGTAAatcattctgaagcttctgattttcgagacgaagagcattacattctttttctaaagctgtctgcgaagcagctctgtcagaacccaaatgcttgctcagaatttcgcaaacattagacttgataggatcaatagaagacttcttgacatcatccagaacttcagataaactttgaaggcaatatctatcccttccacttTCTTTCGAAATAAGAAGAGACTTAGGtaaagaactggtagagatagaaggttaagaaacattctcaatgggaagagaagaagtttcattcacagcaggatcgacaaggggagtttcaatcattgagaggtcagctgaagaaatgaagtctgaggcagctttttcgcgaattggagataaaggtttatcttgcgaagatgtcgcagaagatttagaagagatgagtaagtggaagggaacaaaagttggaacagttttaaggtggagataaatttgatgacgcaatggaccgttgggagataAAGGTTCTTGattggtttattaacatctttatcaccctgcgaattataatccagataagaaacaaaggcaacaatattgttattataaaaggatagtgtttcttactaccttctcattcgcagactttcttttatgcgcaacaaccttatgttgcgacttgggaatgttagggttctgaactgtaaatctagtgttggaagcgcttttgctgaaataacaagagtatgggaatcacataaacaacatcaaataaggcaataaacaagatcaatttcagcaaaactcataaagaagaaaaaagaaaactaaccttgatgaatccatggaagataatagcagggagattgtttcgaagaaaattgtgaactatgaagatttgcaataatggaatttgcagaagaacgatgaagttgcagagaagataaaaagaaagaagaagagaatgaaaaggaatatatatagagggaatttctcctcgagaaaataaacacgattaatacggaaagatataagaggttaaaaagtaacggttacaaaagacgtgtcgagaaataaatggaagaaagtgtgataaatgcagaatatgaaaagataagcagctgcggaatttctcacatcattctctactttgcagagaagatatgagaagaggaaagatgtaggatcagaatctcgcaatgacaacgtttcagtgaaattatcaatgacacagcacaacagcgtcacagaacaatttcagaaatgataaaataaatgacgtcaactaagatcacgagaaagatatgatagtcctgcgaaaattagagagtttgcaaaattaacatttggaaggttgcgagaatgttgcataccatacccgaaaataaaggacatattagctctTATCCACtacgtatttccttataaatagtcgttcgagttgtaaagaagagagagatattttttgagtaagaaacaagtaaataggagagagaaagttcagagaagagatcattcttgatttctttatcttttcttgtaagaaccttcaaagattaatcaataaaattaagagtgtaaacctaaaaatgagttgattaacaatgaaatcatatgatggGTTTAGTGTAGGATTTACTGCAACTACAAGAattgtacaccaaactgattatcaatgtaatggttttattgcttccgcgtgtgctctcctatctcttgctcgatcctacatttggtatcagagcaaggtgagaggaaggGAGAGGAGAAGGAAAGAAAGATTGAAGCTGTGTTTGGTTGGAGATAGAGTtcgagaagatttttttttagtttttcaggTGGTAAAGAATTGTTAAAAGAAGTAGTTGCGCAAAGTATTTGACGagttaaaagaaaaagattgtTGCTGCCAGAGAAAGAACTTGGAGCAAGATGAAGAATTTTATAAAGAAGGAAAAGATGTTTCTTCCTTAGATTTGGAAACAGAGACGTGACTGTTTTTCTGTTGATGTTGTTAACGATGATGGAGTCAGAGAAAGAATACTGGAGATTGGAAAGCAAACATGGTATGCTGGTGGTGATCGCGATGGTGACTGATAAAGAGCCCGAGATGAAGTATAAGACAAGAAGAATATGAGTTTTTGGTATTTGTGTTCATCCATTCACAGAAGTATAAGATAGATACCATAAAGGTTAAGTTGTTGCTGTTGATTTGTTGGAATATCGGTGTTTGATTAGTGAAGCTTtggaaactagggtttgtgagaaTCTGAGCTCGAGTTTGATAAGGGTTCCGAGAAAACACCTGAATTTTTATCTCTGATCTGAAGGGAAGATGGAGATTAAAATTATAAAATGTTTGGGTAAACGTTCATCAGGTTTATCACGATGTAGTGTGTTCTATTTCGATGGGGTACATCTCTGAATTTTTCCGAGAAGATAGAGAAGCAGATGGCGCTGTTGGTGATGGAATGTTGAAGAAAACAAGGAGTTTTTGCTAGGTGGAGTTCGAGTTGGTGTTGATCACAGAACTGTGGATTCTGTTAGTAACGTAAAAAGAAGAACCCAACATTACGCTGTTCACCAGGAATAAGTGAGCGACgttaaaaaaaatgaattatAGAAAGTTAGTAACAATATATAAGGTGTTACAAAGAACAATAACATTCAGAGAATTGTTATAGAAGAATTGTTACAGTTGAACAGAAGCGTGACAGAAGAAAAGGTCGCAGTTTGTGATAATAAGTGTGATGATAGGTTAAACAATAGGTGTCAGTCTTAACAGGGGTTGCTAAAAGCAGTTTTGTGAAAGGTGATAGTATGATGTGATTATTGTTGATGGTGAAGTGAACTTGGGTTGCTGCGGCAGAgcattaaagttttttttttttttggaagaagaagaagctttgGGTGAGTGGTTGTTTCAGAAGGGTTAAGTTATGGATTCGAAATAAACTCAATAGAAGATCAAAGTTGGTATTGCAGTCAAGAAGGATTCGTACAGTTTGATTAAGGTGATCAAATTCAAGGACTTAGAATGACAAGGAATGTTGGTgatgtttgagcttaagggagtAAGACAACATGTTGGAGTTTAAGCTCAAACATGTTGAAACAAaggtgtggttgaagagtttgtggcagaaacttggaaatCTTACAAAGTGTGGAAGACTTTGTGATAATTATTGCTTGTGGCAGAGgcataacaagagaaagattgtgagagaatcttgtgaAATAAAGAAGTGTGAAAGTTTCGACTCTATCAAGCGTGACTAGAACAAAGaataaaatagaagaagaaacaacagtttggttgtgaagaaagagaggAGTAATCACCATGAGGTGATGAGAGAGTGAAAAGAAGAGACGTCGCAAGGTTGTGATCGTGAGaagtgaagcaatcccagtgtgGGGATTTGGCTAGAGTTGTGTGAAGCAATCCCAATGGGGATTTGAATAGAGAAGTGAAGCAATTCCAGTGTGGAATTTGAGAAGAGGGTGATCAACAAAAGGAGGTTATAATACCTATGAGTTTAGAAGAACATCACAACAATTTACAAGGTTGTGATCGTGAAGATATGGCATCATGTGTACTTTAGAAGAGAAGAAAGGTTTGTGAACTTTGAGAAGATATGTTCTAGACATCACTAACTGACAGTTTTGACTCTTGTTAAAGTAACATGTGAAGAGAAGATCAAGAGATGAAGATGGTCTACAATGCTCGGTGATAAGTTAACAAAATTTGTTTTTGTGTTCCGCTGCGATGCAGAAGAATGTGAAGGAAGAAAAGAGGTTTGTGAATTTTTATTCGCTGATCTTATAGTGATGACGGAATTCCGGtatgagaaaagacaagaacgtgttgACGTTTATCAATGAAAGAAGAGGAATGTaaaatgagaaaagacaaggacGTGCAAACATCGATCAATGGAAGAAGAAGGTTATGGAATTCTCGTTAAATGATATCTTgatttaagggaggatgttggaagttaaaccaagatatggtgatttggtttgtggatcaacatatgatgttgatccagtccaagtggatcaactgctgcagttgacgcagtcaagttggatcaacatatgatgttgctgtgtttagagttttactatgtttagagtttctttgtgtttctagaagtgtgctttatttagagtttgtttttattaggtaagtactttgagtgatcgtcaagtttgtgagactataaataGACTATTGAGCCATAAGAATTATACACCAAACTAACTATCAATGTTATCATTTTATTGCTTCCCGTGtgctctctcttgctcgatcctacaaatTACTTATCATTTCTCTCGCAAATTCATGTTAAGGTTTATTCAGTGTTGATGCATATCGATCATCTACGGTTTTATTTACTATACATCCTGTAAATTGAGATTTTACACGAACACATGTTAAAGAATGTCCACAGAATTGGACTCGCGGTAGATTAGAAGGGTTGTCCATTCTACTATTAATTATCCCACAAAATCTTTTCTTGTCTCAAAATCTATTATTCTTTCCGGTTAGATCTAGTTGAATGATAGTTGCCAAAAATAGTAAATACAGCTCATTATTGAGTCATCAGAACCCTTTTCAATCAATTCATTAGTGCTTGCTGGTTGTTTCTATATAATAAACTCATTAGCTCACATCAATTTTCATCACATTCACCCTAAAATCAAGCCCTAAGGCAAAGAAAATTATCAACTGTCAGCAATGCCTCATCCTCCTGGTATTCGAGGTCTAGTCGGGAAAACTGGTTATTACTTAATCGGAGGTTAACTGCAACGCCTAAAAGTATCACATGATATATAAGCACCAAATAGACGAACTCCCAAAGCGACGCCTCATATTTACACGAGCGTGAAGGTGTATCAAGGAATGGGGCTATCTTcatggtatttgatgtctagttGGATTGGAGGTTAACTGCAACGGCTACAAGTATTACAAAATATATAAGCACCATAAAGAGCATGAATTTTATTGAGGGACATGGAATTACTTCCGGGTATCAACATGGTaggcttttttttttgtttgatcagaCAGCTGTGTGGTAGGCATATTCCTTAGCCAATAcacaaaattattttatttatgttCTTATTACATCAATTTATTTTTGTGTGCATCCAGAGGGTAAAGAAATGACTGTCAAGGAGAAAACGACATATAACAATGAAGCAAGGACGATAAGTCATAGCGTAGTAGGAGGAGCAAAACATTCCCAATGATTACAAAAGGATAGTTAATCCAAAGCCTAGTGGTCATGGAAGATTAATGAGGATCCTCCAGTTCCCATTCCTTATCTAGCTTTGTCCCATCAGACAATTGAAGACTTCAAGTCTCACCTCTGCGCTTCTGATTAAATTATTAATGGATATGTAAACCGGAAACATATCCAACGTTTTGTAAATGGCTAGACCTATTTTCAACTTATTAAATGCGTGCTTACTTGCACGTAGGTTTGTTTCATCTCTTTTCATTGAGTGTTTTTCGTCTACCCAGTTTCTGTAATTTCTAATTAAGTCATTTGGATTGATACTACTATCTATAATTGGCTAGGCTCGTTCTCCCTGTACATAATGAAAAAGTGATAAACCTCTTCATTTAAACATACTTTGTATCTGTATTCACGATAGAAGAAAAAGAACTCCCTGAAAGTTGAACTCGAGCTCGCTTTGAAGTAAGCAACTAAAAATTGCCCACGAATTGAACTGTTTTCACTGGTAAACCTCAACAATGACATCGATTTGAAAACGGAAATTATAATCATGACTCAAGCTAGCTAACATCAATATCATATTGAGGTACGACGTATGGGCTAATGTTCCTGTTAGGCTTCAAGGATAAGTTAAATGATGTATTTAATTTCAACATGCTTTCGTAATTAATTTCAACATTTTCAGCCTAGTATCACATCACAATACTAGTGGTTAAAGGTCAATTTATAACTACAACGTCACAAAATCTATTCTTGTCTCAAAATCTCTTATTCTTTTCCGGATAGATTTAGTTGAATGATCGTTGCCCCAAATACAGAACTCATTATTAGGACATAATCCTTGGGACATAATCCTTTAATGAATTCATTCCTGTAGTTGCTGGTTGTTTCTATATAAACTCATTCACACAAGATAATTTTTCATCACAATCAGTATTAACTATCAGCAGGGAGCTGTTTCGTCACTGTTTCTGCGGAGGAGAGTTGGATCCAACTGTGCCGTATCAAAACATGCAAGTTACATTTCCACCTTAAAGAAGAAAATTCAGCAGAGAGATACATGCTGAGGGTGTTACCAACTATTCGACGTAGGAAGTGCAATCAAACCTCACTTTCATCCTTGAAATCAGAAATTCACGTCTCCGCTTTAAGAATAATCAGTGATCCATTCAAAACTTCAACCGTGTTTCCAAATGTCGCATCGTATAGGTCAGGACAGTGTATTCCAGGTGAAAATTGTGAATAAGACTGTTGATAGGATTCTCCTAAAGGGGATTCAGAAAGTACGACTGTTAGATCAAGGAGTCCTCAAAATAGACGTTTTGGGCCTTGTATATCTTATCGCAATACTAGTGGTTCAAAGGTCAATTTATGACTTTCTTGTCTCAAAATATCTTATTTCTTCTGGATATATCTAGTTGAACGATCGTTGCCGCCAATTACAGCTCACTATTGAGTCATCAGTAGTTCAGCACAATTTCATCAATTCATTCCTGTAGTTGCAGGTTGTTTAATTCTATATAAGCTCATGAAATATCAGTATTCATCTAAGGCAAGAATCAGTATCAACTATCAGCAATGGCACATCACAATTCCACTTCAGGTCTAGTTGGGAAACTTGTTACTGAAATGGAGGTTAACTGCAACGCCGAAAACTATTACCAAATATTTAAGCAGCATGAAGGCGTTCCAAAAGCAATACCTCATATTTTTACGAGCATGAAAGTTCTTGAGGGACATGGACTTACTTCCGGTTGTATCAAGGAATGGCACTATCTTCATGGTATGCATGTGTTATTTCTGAATGTCTTGATATCGTAGGCTAAAATTTTATTTAAGTTTATATTTATGTCTGTGCATCCAGAGGGCAAAGCACTCAAATTCAAGGAGACCACGACATATAACGATGAAGAAAGGACGATATGTCACAGCGTTATAGGAGGTGACTTGTTGAATGATTACAAGAACTTCAGTGCGACACTTCTGGTTAAGGTTAAGCCTATGGGTCATGGAACTACGTACCTGGCTCCGCCAGCGCAGCCAGCTCCCAAGCAACATTTTAGCCAACCAGCCCAGCCGGCATCCAAGCATCATCATTTTAGCCTTCATAGGCCTCATTTAAACCAACCAGCACAGCCAGATTCCAAGCATCATCTTAGTCTTCATAGGCCTCATTTAAACCTTTGCAAGACCATTTCACACTGCCCACTGACCGGCCGTGTCTTGGGTGTGCAAGATTCTTCCCCACCTGCTCCTACCTACGTGGCTCCGCCAGTTCCTACATACGTGGCTCCGCCCATGCATGGAAGCACTGTGATGTGGATTATAGATTATGAGAAGATCAATAAGGATTCTCCAATCCCCGTTCCTTATCTGGCTTTCTTCCATCAGATCATTGTAGACTTGAACTCTCACTTCTCCGCTTCTTATTAAATTATGGATAGATATGCATGCCCACGGATTTATATATATGTATGCAACGACAATCACAGTGTCTTGTGTACGATATATGTGTGGAAATAAAAAACTATATATAAACGTGGACATGCCAAAAATCTATTTTCGGCCTAATCAAGGCTTTACTTATTGCATGTGTATGAGTGGTTTGTTTCATAA
This is a stretch of genomic DNA from Papaver somniferum cultivar HN1 chromosome 1, ASM357369v1, whole genome shotgun sequence. It encodes these proteins:
- the LOC113322257 gene encoding major latex protein 15-like, which gives rise to MAHHNSTSGLVGKLVTEMEVNCNAENYYQIFKQHEGVPKAIPHIFTSMKVLEGHGLTSGCIKEWHYLHEGKALKFKETTTYNDEERTICHSVIGGDLLNDYKNFSATLLVKVKPMGHGTTYLAPPAQPAPKQHFSQPAQPASKHHHFSLHRPHLNQPAQPDSKHHLSLHRPHLNLCKTISHCPLTGRVLGVQDSSPPAPTYVAPPVPTYVAPPMHGSTVMWIIDYEKINKDSPIPVPYLAFFHQIIVDLNSHFSASY
- the LOC113339644 gene encoding major latex protein 15-like, with amino-acid sequence MAHPHGISILSGKLTTESHVDCDANSFYQIYKQHVDVPKAIPHIFRYVKVVEGDGTKSGCIKEWGFHCEGKELFAKESTTYTDETRTICHSVIEGDLMNVYKRFNGTLMVKVKPIGYGSIVSWTVDYELINKDSPVPFDYVTMFSRVIEGLDAYLCASG
- the LOC113339636 gene encoding major latex protein 146-like produces the protein MAQPQCISGLSGKLVTKSNVNCGANDFYTIFKQHVDVPKAIPQIYKCVKVVEGDGTTSGCIKEWGYHCEGKELIVKEKTTYTDETRTICHCVVGGDIANEYKKFYAILVVNPKPCGNGSIVSWTVDYEKINKDSPIPIPYIALFARVIEGLDSYLCAYA